gcacttgcctttgcttgccgacatcgccttggtggcgtagtgcaagacggtgatcggaagagcctcggtgtcccgtggacgtaggcgtttgtgtcgaaccacgttacatgaccgtgtgtactcaggagtttgcatccctcttgcacttacctctttacttaccatattacatttccgcatttactttatcttgcgtgcctttactttcctagttagtttatttaggattggctataggttgcaagtattttgggtaagtagagagtaacaaagataaaccttagtcataactagcatgtataggacgtgttaggtttatcttacacaagtagattgagccctaggttaaaaagcgattagcgaccctattcaccccctccccctctagggtcggacaccccggtgatccttacaggcCGATaatggccaaacgaactcagcAGTGTAGACCTCATTATCCTCATCGTTCGAAGAATcagaatcatattcaacaacatGAGTATTAGAACGATGAGGCTTATATGCATCTTTTGAATTTCTAATCTTATACTCTTGGTTCATTGCCTGAAGTTGCAAAGCATTAAGATTATAGTAATCAAACCCTTCGAGCTTCTCTTTCAAGTATGAGAGCAAACTATTAAGAGCAACATCTACCAAATCCTTATCTGAAATTGACAAATTGAAGCATCGGTTTTTAACTTCTTTAAATCTCTTGAAGTAATCGGATATCGATTCATCTCTATTTTGTTTAACCGATATCAAATCTATCAATTTTACTTCATTATTCCaaaaatgatcatgaaatttttgttCTAATTTGTTCTAAGAGCGGACCGAATTTGGGGGTAACGCaaaaaaccaagaaaaagcagTTCCAATTAATGATAAAGAAAACAAACGAACTCGCAAAGAGTTACTAGAACCAGCTTCACCCAATTGAACAACATATTGACTTATGTGCTCCCAAATTGACCGATTATCGTCCCCACTAAATTTAATAAAATCGGGAACGTGCCACCCCGTAGGATAAGGAACCAAATCGTAAGTATCGGGGTACGGTCTTTGATACAACCGATTTCTACTAGGATTTATGCCTAATTGACTAAGTCTGGTACCAAGCAAAGTATTCAAATCCGCTCTCATCCTGGCAAGATTGGCCTCGTAATTCCCGCTACTAGATGTTTGAGCATTGGTTGCTAGACGATTAGTTGCTGGTTCAGTAGTACTCATCGCCTGTGTAGCATGATGAGGATTATTTTTTGTcaaatcatcccaaacatcttGTGGCATAGCGGGTGGGAAAGGAGGTTCGCCGTATGATCTGGTGGTATACGGCGGTACAAAACCCTCCTACTCATCCGTTCGGCCAGCAGTAGCCGAACTCGGAATCGGCACGAGCGCCGGAGTAGACACCGAGCCCATcaccatggcaccggtctgaccggtatgatTGAACGGTCCGACCGCTCCGGCCGCCGgagcaccggtctgactggtcgatgtgaccggtctggccggttcGGCCCTTTGTGGCCGAACTGTGCCTAGTGGTGGTGATTGCCTAGCGAAATAATTTGGTGGCATCCCAAATTCCACATTAACTGTAGATGTAGGAGCTGCCAAACTAAGGGAAAGATCTTTGGTAGAATATGCAGTATTCAGTCTTACCCTTCTCCATCCTATCCATACGCTCAGAAAGATCAATCAGAGTATTTTGCGTGGATAGTTGCGCATAGTAGATGAGATCGACGGCATGACGAACTTCTCCTTCTCGATCACGCCCTACCGAGTCTTCCCGTAACATGCCAGCATCCTCGCTTTGATCTCCTCGTTCTGACGTTTGAGGTCGGCCTCAAACTTCAGGCGCTGTTCTTCCGGTAGATCTTCATAGTTGATGTTGATGGTGTTCGCTGGATCACCTTGGAAGCATCTCCCTTTTCACCGGTCATTGCAACCGATGTAGATTGAttctttccccagcggagtcaccaaaaagtatgttgacgctaaTATGGTCAACACACCggtgcgctagaacgcgcggatGGCAACGATCGATCACCAGCGAGCTTCAGacagcgaccggtcagaccggctgtgccaaccgatcagaccggttggacACAGAAAACCCGCAAAACCTAGAACCTCAAactcgggagggacccgtcggagctcgaagaACTAGGGTTGTCTTAGGTCAGCAGGCCACACAAGACGCCTTTGAACGtcgtagagacgagcaaagaacaacaAATAGGTTGGAAAAGCTTAGGATTTGAGAAAAAGGGTATAAGAAATTAtattgattcgattgtggtTAGAAACCCTCAATCGACcgcagcctttatatttataggccggtgAGGAcataccccttccaaatcgggttacaatAGGACTCTATACACAAAACTCTaaccctactcggattacaggaccagaccagtctgaccggtcggcccaaccagtcagaccggtcgacctcgATTATTGCCAATTTTGACCTCCAACATTAATCGCATCGGCGATTCCAATCCGGTACGCGAGCGCTAGCGAGCGCTCGATTTCCGACCGCGGCGCTGCGCGCGGGAGTCATGCTCCGTTGCATGGATTCCATTTTTTACTTCATCTTCTTTCCTTCTTGTGTCCACGTGACCAAGCAAAGTACATCATTTCTCCTTTTCACCATTTGTCTTCCTTATCCTTGTCTTTAGATTGGGTGGAAGGGAGCGACGCAGGGTTGTTAAGCAAGGAgttttatcattttttttctttcaagttTTCACTTCTACCTTCTATATGTCTAATGTTCTCTTCTCTTATCAACTTTTCTATGGAAATTGTACTTTAAAAATTATACTAAGGATTGTACTTAGAAGTTGTATGATGAATTTGTATGTAAAAGATTGTGTGAGAAATCTTCCCGACAACATATTCATACAATTTTGCTAAAAAGTTGTGCTCTATAAGTTATTTTAACAAACTATGCATTAAGTTTGTATGTATCGTGAAAGTTGTGATAATATTTTTTTGAGTTGTTAAGAAAAAGTTATACGTAAAAGTTATGTACatcataaaaaaattatgatgaGAATTTTATCCATAAAGAAGGTGTGCAGAAagttatattttaaaaattatgTTTACAATTTATAAGTTTCCAAAAGTAGAAAATTAGGctgaaattgtttttttttccaaaaaggaaaaagacaACCTGTCCGAGATCGCGCGCCGCGAGCCCTCCTGGCGCGCACGCAGATTAGCAGATCCCTAATCGCATCTCACCAGGCGATATTAAAGGGCTTACTTGATGGGAACATATCAAGtggtccagattgaagtttgcataatttgcacggagaggttggtttgcatctGATATATTCCCTTACTTGATAGAGCTCTTGCTTCTCCTAAAATAACTTCGGCTTTGGCTTCAACAGATAGGGCTCTTGCTTCTCCTAAAATAATATCGGCTTTGGCTTCAACGGTAAAACAATTTTTTTGGTGGAGCTAGAGCTATTTGGCAATATATTTGGTAAAATATCTTCTTGGTGACAAAGTGGGTAATATTATAGACAATTAATATTTAGGAAGAGAGAAGCCGGTAATCTATTTTTTCGGCTCCTTAATTGTAGTGCAAGTCGTTTTGGAGCTTCGTAGGGATTTCTTGTATGCAACAATTTCCACTATCAATTTGGTAAGGcttcattaaaaaaaaaacacacaccaGAGAAGTCCGTGGAGAAGTCCAAACAAACAGTTGGTAGGAGAAGTCGGTGAAGAAGACCTACCAAACAGGGCTTAAGCATGAATGGGATAGCCCAGTGCCACGCTTGAGCCCTAACGGGATGATTCATGGCACTGTTAAAAACCattgaaattttttgttttggcAAATGACAGTATCGATCAGCTGAAATTGTCAGGGACAAACTCAACCATAACGACCACCCATATCAATTAGAGGAATCCCTCAAAAGATGGTTGAATCTCTAAGCATTTTCATTAACGGGGACAATATGACATCCACGTAAGCAAATCAATGAGTTACTTCAAGAAAGCGTTGCCTTCAAATACAGAACATTATTGTCTTGGTCAACCACTTAACCAGAAACACTTGGGGAATCTCAGGCTATCCAGTAGTACATAGCATAATACCCCAATATAAAACAAATCTATTCCCATCAGTCTATCTGATTCCGCCAAACAGATCGTTTAAAGACATCAAAACTTCTTTCTTTCCTCGAGGAAGGTTCGCCTCAATCCATGGAGAACCAGAAGGTAGCATCAGCTGTCCACCAACATGGAGTCTTGAAGGAGTTCCTTGCTGCTGATTTCACCCATACTGCGACGGACAATGCAGAGCTAAATAGTTCGACACGTCCAGAGCTCTAGATAGTATATTGCAGCCAAACTCATGTTCAGAAACGATTTTCCATCTAGCAGCCACAGGACAGCGCATTCCAGCATCTCCATTTTATTGCATTATGCTCTCTTTGTGGAACAAACCTTGAACCATGAATGAGCTGAAACAAGGGGAAGGTGATCACAATGTAAATGATGAGAGAAACATAGACTAACATCACACAGGTGACGAGGGTTTTAATAACTGGGCAACTAGCTAATACCAGTAGCACTCATGCTTTGTTGAATTGTTGTGTGCTGATGTGTTGTTCAGCTGAAGTGTTCAGCTTATTATCGACTTATCATTTGAACCTATTTATGTACTGAATGTCTGAACACTGAACCTATTTAGCTGTCTAATTGTCTATGTAATATGTATGCTTTGCTGGTTGCCTGCTGCCCTGGTTTAGTTGTgttctttttaaattttgaattactTGCTCACTTGCTGTAATGCTGTTACACATTTAATTTCAGCTACTGACTTCAGTTTTTCTCTTTGTAATTACAGTTTCAGCAGCAGAACAGCAAGGATATGGAGTGTGGGACAAGAATATGGAGTTCTGGACAGTTCAAACATCAAATCTCACAAGTGTCACCAAACTGACTATCATTGTGGTGTTCCTGCTTGCTATATAGTATATAAGTACatatacatgtacatatatgtCGTGGGATATATAGGACGACTATAGCGACGACTAGGACCGACTAGGGTCGACTAATCGACCTGATCGACAACTAGTCGCGACTAGTCGCCTTATCGGTGCCATGACGACTAGGTTCGACTAGACGACTGTATAACATTGGTGTGAGAGGGAATAAGCCGAAAGAAGCCAgctggtggtgctgctgctggccatCCAAACAGGGTGGTTCAATAGTACTCTTCAATAGCAAGTGCAAATTATTGCAAGAAACAACGCTTTTCGTCCCAAATTCAACTGATAACCTTTTTCACATAGTCATCCACTCAGCCTCATAATTAAAGAAAAATCTCGGCCAGAGGGAGAGACATCCCTCTGGATTCGTCAAAAAGAAGAGTACCAGTACCGATACCTTGTCTTCGAACTCAGGCTGGTTACAGGGGGTTTCATCGACCCCCAGAGTTCATTGGCCCCCAGAGTTCATCACTCTATCGTTGCACCATGAAAAGCTCTGGTATTGAGACATAATTACCTCCAAATATTTTTATGCTGATAGACAACATGTATTACAGATTAGGTTGAGTAATCTATGAGAAAGTAATATACTGTAGCCTGGACAAGTATAAATAGTAAATACGTTGCATACCATATGTGCAGAATTTATCCCGATAGGTCATGTAAAATTTTACTTATGCTGCACATGAAATAGATCTTCCGTCACATACCATCCATCAAATTAATCCAATCAAAGTCAACCCAATGCCTAAAATTGGACACAGAGGCTTGTAAATGAGCTTAACATCAAATGGCAATAACAGTAAACATATCAGACACAAAAAATGGCACCAAAATATTGCATACCAATCATGCATCTTTGGATATGTCACAATTAAAGATCCAGTTTATCTTTCCCCAATCCGAGCCGCCAACCTGGCATCGCTCAAATAACTCCGTGCAACAACCATTTATAACAAGTACCCACAGGTTTGGGGGCATGTGTGGAAGAGACTGAAGGACATGAGTGTTATGTAGAAGCAAACTCCGCGGAGCATATAAATCACGCATCTTTGAAGGAAGAGACCTCAACAATTCCGCGTTGCTTATTTCTATATGCTCCATGTGAGAAATATTCTGCAATAACCATTCCGCAGGCAACAAATCCATTTTAGATCTGCCTGATATGAATAGTCTTTTAGTGAAGCACAGATTCCTTAATGGATTCAAACCTAGTAGCTGGTGATCATCAATTTCAAGCATCTCAAGCTGCAGATTAGAAGTTTCTACTGAAGCCGGTGGAAGCCCCGACGATGAAGATATAATCAGGTTGCCACAATGCTCTATTTTCAATACTTGAAGACAAGAAAGGGCTCCTATCCCACCCAAGGATGATAAACTGTTACAGTCAATGATTTCAACAATCTTCATTTTAGATATTCTTCGAAAATCAGCTGCATTAGGAAGTGAAGTCAAGTTACGGCACTGGAACAGTTTTAAAACCGTGAGAGCTTTGTAATGTTCCTCTTGCAAGAAACAACCATTTAGAGAAACCAAAAAATCACAAGATCTGAAATGCAGTGTAGAAAGCTGTGGCTCTAATCTCTTGAGATCAGACATGTTAGGCAGACTAGACATTCCAACTCCATCTGTCCCCAATAACTGCAGACTGAAAGGTAGATCAGGTAGCTCCAAAAGTTGTGGACAATCTTTCACAACAAATGTAACCAGATGGGGAGGCAATTCGCCAGGAACATTTCCTTCTGTCCAATTCTCCCTGTAATCATAAGCATGAGAACCATGGGATGAATTACCAATGTATTTCAGTTTTGGGAGGTGCGCAAGAACAACATGCTCCAGTGCCCCTAGACTGCCAAGCGGTGGGAGCTTTGAATCCACATTGGTGGCTTAATGCCATTGTATCGAGATATAGTTAAATGCTTGAGATTTCTGTGAGGAACAAGCTTATTGAGTATATGATCATCAATTCCACCTTGCCCATGGGACCAACTCAAGGATAATACTTTCATTTCCATCTTGTTATCCAATTTAGCAGCATCAGCTTCATTACAATTGCTGACATTTTGGACATCAAAAACAATAATTCTCCGGAGCTTCCCTAAATTCTGCAGCTCAGTTATATTGTGGCCATCCTTTTTCCTCACACTAAACCCATTCAATTCTCGAAGACTAGTCAATTTTCCAATGTGAGGGATTGTGGACAATGCTCTTTTAGGAATATCCAATTTTTGCAAGCTCGGCAGGTTACCAATATCAATGGGGCTCACCTTTTCCTCTTTGTCTATCTTTAAGATCCGAAGGACTTGCAGATGACAGAGTTTAAACAGCTTACATAGATTAGGCTCGTCAGTAGCTGACATATAGATGTATCTTAGGTGCTTCAGTTCCGCAACATCATTCATGCCAAACCAACCCTGTCCAGCTAACTTCAAGAGCCGCAGGCTTGTTCTGCCTTTTATAGATTTCTTGAGATCAGACATGAGTTCTTGTTGTATGGAGCTTGCCTCATTTTCTATTATCAGAGTGCGCAGGTTCTTGGACTGAGAAATAATTGTGATAATTTCAGAAGTTATGCTTTGAATGTACAAGTGTCGCACTTTAGGAGGAGATATGCGATTTGCCTCCGCACTGTGGTCACCATCTTTAAATCTTGAACATTCCTCAATAGAAACAGAGTGTGCCAATTCGTACATCAAATCATGCATGACATAATAATCTTCAGAAGGATCAGCATGCAGTCCTCTTGGTACCAATGAAAAGAATGATTTTCGTGCCAGAATATTGAAGTGATCCCTAGCAATATCTTCCTGATTTTTTATTCCATTCTCTCGTTTGCAGTATCAACCCTGAACCCACCCACATCTCAATCAACTCTTCCATCTTAAACTTGAATCCAGGGGGAAATATGCTGCAGTACCGAAAGCAAAGCTGTACTTCGTAAGTAAGATCTTGGTAGCTCATTTTGAGCATCTCTGTGATTGTAGGCCCAATTTCATCAAATTGGCGGACATCCTGATTTAAGATGGCATTCCATCTGCTATGATCCGTGCTGTCTCTCAGTTGCTGGCCAACTACTTTTGCTATGAAAGGACATCCTTTGAGCTTTCTGGCAATCTGCTCACCTATCAATCGAAGCTCCAACCTGTCACTGGGGGTCGAATTACCAAATGCGTGATGATTGAAGAGCTTCAGAGTGTCTTCCTGATCTAAATCCTTGAGCTCCAAACATTTAACTCCAACTCGCATTTGACGTTTAACAGCTTCAGCAAACGATCTCATTCGGGTCGTGAGCAATATTCTACCTCCCATCACAGCATTATTTCTGAGTGGACCCAAAAATTGCTCCCACTTCCCACCATCCATATCCTCCCATGCATCATCTAAAACCAGCAAAAACCTTTTAGTCACCAACTGTTTGGTAAGATCCGATTGCAGGGAGTCCAAAGCCTCCGAGCAAGCATTGTTCCGGTTGATTGATTCCAAGATCCTTCTCACCAGAACTTTAGGCTCAAAACGCTTAGAGACATGCACCCAGACGATCATGTTTCCAAAATGATCCTGAACCATCTTATCTTGGCAAATAACCTGGGCAAGGGTTGTCTtccccatgccgccgccgccaacgattGCACACACCAAAAGCTTGTGATCTACAGTATCAGCAGGTGTATGAACACCCAACCATTCGAGCAGTTCGCCCTTCTCCTCCTGCCGACCAAATACAGCTGTTGTTGCTAACTCTCTCGTGGTCTCCCGTGTGTTGCCCAGATCTTGAATATCAGATGAAGAACTGCGGATATTCATGATGACGGAGAGGAAATTTCCTGCATTGTCAAGGACTGAATCTAATCCCTTGAGAGCATCCTTCAGACGCTTTGAAGTACCACCAGTGGTAACCGCGCTCAGAGACCGTCGAAATCCACTGCTGAAGTCAGGTAAACGGGAGGACAATCTCACCTTCCAACCTTTTGACTTCTCGGGCTCTCCGATTTTTGGCTTGCTTCTCCAGATCCAAGTACTCCAGCTCGTCGAGCGCGTCCTCAGCCTCCTGCAGCGCGTCGCGGAACTGCCACATCCATGGAGCCAGAGCTTGGTTCTCCCAGACCTGCGGCTGATTGCCGACATCGAAGACTGCTACGATGACCGGCAATTTGTCCGTCAACTGCTTATGGAGATCTGCATCCTCGGCCGAGAGGCGGCCCAGGGCCTTGTTCCCGAAATAGGAAATCGCTGCCCCTGCCGCGGTTTTCCCCATGAAAACAGCCGCGGTCTTGGCaaaagcagcaacagcagcagcctccgCCATGTCAGAGAGAGGTGGAGCAAAGGAGATGAGCCATGAAGCTGAGGAGACTCCGACCACTACTGAAGTCGGGGTCAACGCCCGGCCACGGGTGGAATCGCTCTAAAAATAAAATCTTTGCGCTTTTCACTGGTAACTCCAACTTTAGTCCAGTAATCACAGGTTTGGGCCGGTTCAGCTCCCTAAGTTCACTTGCTCGAATCTAGTCAGTGACTTTTAATTTAATCAACATGACCACGGTGTCCCAGGATTTACGTGGTGAAGATCATCGAGCTTTGGTGTCCTGCTTCGTTGCTTCACTGGTTTAAGTCTTCTTTGGATCCAAATATTGCAAATATTAATAAAtgaaagtgctaaactttaacACTAGTGTATTCCAATAAAAATACTAACGAATCCTAGCGCTCAGAAACTGTCCCTGGTTGCCCAGCCGCGGAGCAGGGGCCGGTAACGGCAACGGCACTATGTCGCTGCAGGCGGGTAAACAGAATGGGTGACGTGGCTGTCGCGCACGGCAGAAATTAACATGTGGCTGCGACGCCAATAGAATTATAGAAACCATCTACAAAAAAGAAGAGGTTGGAGTTGATGGTTCGGGGCATCTAGTTTTGAACTGCATGAACcgaaaagaagaggaagaagatgaatgaATGTAGAAGAAGAAGCAGTCTCGACCTTGCTCATGGGGCAGAGATTGTACCGTTTCATAGATCTTGTCTCGACCTATACTAATACAAGATGTTTTCATAGATCttgtgggctgggctgggtttgTGTTGATGGGCCAAAATTCAGGAATAATTTTTAGAAAAGGTCCCAATCACTACCCTCATGGAAAAAGCTATATGACGATCGGTCGCGCTGCTGTGCGAGCGCGCGACCGTCCAGACCAGCAGGCCGCGCCCAAACCAGTCCACTACGCGCACCACCACCCCCCTCCTCATCCGGACacacctccccctcccctcccgcacCTTCCAAAAGTGAATCTCGGCAGTTTCCGTTTCCAAAATCTTCCACGGCAGTTCTACTCGGTGGTGGGTGGGtgtgggccggcggcgaggtgaggCTGCCCTGCTGGAACatcggcgaggcgaggcgcggccggtGCGGGTGGATCCCGCACGCGGAGCAGTGGCAGAGGCGCCATGGCGGGAACATCCGCCAGCGGCGCTGGagagagccccccccccccccggttggTGCTGGCCGCGGCGGCATTGGCGGCTTGCGT
The nucleotide sequence above comes from Panicum virgatum strain AP13 chromosome 3K, P.virgatum_v5, whole genome shotgun sequence. Encoded proteins:
- the LOC120699607 gene encoding putative disease resistance protein RGA4, coding for MHDLMYELAHSVSIEECSRFKDGDHSAEANRISPPKVRHLYIQSITSEIITIISQSKNLRTLIIENEASSIQQELMSDLKKSIKGRTSLRLLKLAGQGWFGMNDVAELKHLRYIYMSATDEPNLCKLFKLCHLQVLRILKIDKEEKVSPIDIGNLPSLQKLDIPKRALSTIPHIGKLTSLRELNGFSVRKKDGHNITELQNLGKLRRIIVFDVQNVSNCNEADAAKLDNKMEMKVLSLSWSHGQGGIDDHILNKLVPHRNLKHLTISRYNGIKPPMWIQSSHRLAV
- the LOC120699608 gene encoding putative disease resistance protein RGA4, which gives rise to MAEAAAVAAFAKTAAVFMGKTAAGAAISYFGNKALGRLSAEDADLHKQLTDKLPVIVAVFDVGNQPQVWENQALAPWMWQFRDALQEAEDALDELEYLDLEKLSSRLPDFSSGFRRSLSAVTTGGTSKRLKDALKGLDSVLDNAGNFLSVIMNIRSSSSDIQDLGNTRETTRELATTAVFGRQEEKGELLEWLGVHTPADTVDHKLLVCAIVGGGGMGKTTLAQVICQDKMVQDHFGNMIVWVHVSKRFEPKVLVRRILESINRNNACSEALDSLQSDLTKQLVTKRFLLVLDDAWEDMDGGKWEQFLGPLRNNAVMGGRILLTTRMRSFAEAVKRQMRVGVKCLELKDLDQEDTLKLFNHHAFGNSTPSDRLELRLIGEQIARKLKGCPFIAKVVGQQLRDSTDHSRWNAILNQDVRQFDEIGPTITEMLKMSYQDLTYEVQLCFRYCSIFPPGFKFKMEELIEMWVGSGLILQTREWNKKSGRYC